GCGCGGGATGGTTGAAACCGTCGCTATCGTATTCGACCACGCGATTCTGGTCAGGGCCATCGAGACGGCCATGGCCGATGCTGCCGTCGGCGCGGCGAAAGCGTATCCAGGTTTGCACGGCAATGCTCCTTGCGCAGGCAAAGGCGGGCCTGCCTGCGCCGATATCGGTTGCAGGATCTTGTAAAGGGAAATGGGAATGAGATCAGGGCTGGCGCGTCCGCCCGTCGTTCCCGCGCAGGCGGGAACCCAGTGACTTCAAGAGACGTCGCTGGATTCCCGCCCACGTGCCCCGGGGGGTATGCGCGGGAATGACATCGGTACGCTCACACACCCGCTCCCGGGCTACCGCCTCATACCGCCCCGGCCAGCTTCATCGCCGCGATCTGCGCGGGCGTGCGGCCCAGCCATTCGAGGATCTCGTCGGTATGCTCGCCCAGCAGCGGCGAGCGCTCCACCTCCACCGGCGATGCCGACATCGTGATCGGGCAGCCCAGCTGCACGTAGTTGCCGCGCTGAGGATGCTCCAGCTCGACCAGGTAGCCGCGCTGGTACAGCGACTGGTCCTCGATCAGGTCCTTCATCGACAGGATCGGTCCGCACGGCACATCCACCTCGTTGAGCGCGGCCATCACGTCGAACTTGCTGACCTTGCTGGTCCATTTCTCGATCACGGCGAAGCAGTCGGCCAGGTGCTTGAGGCGCGCTTCGGGCGTGGCGTAGTCCGGGTTGGTGATCAGGTCCTCGCGGCCGCACAGGCGCATCAGCGGTTCCCAGCCCTGCGGCTGGATGATGACGTAGACGTAGTCATTGGGGCCGCCCGGTGCGCAGCGCAGCGCCGCGCCCGGCTGGCCGCCGCCCGAGGCATTGCCGGCGCGCGGCACGTGGTCGCCGAACTCCTGGTTCGGGTACTCGCGCAGCGGGCCGTTGTCCAGGCGCTGCTGGTCGCGCAGCTTGACGCGGCACAGGTTCAACACCGCATCCTGCATC
This genomic window from Cupriavidus oxalaticus contains:
- the frc gene encoding formyl-CoA transferase → METKALQGVRILDMTHVQAGPSATQLMAWLGADVIKVEMPGRGDITRSQLRDVPNADSLYFTMLNSNKRSLTLNMKTPEGKALLEDLVQRSDVLIENFGPGVLARAGFDWEHLQDLNPRLVYASIKGFGPGPYADCKAYENVAQCMGGSASTTGDAEGVPTVTGAQIGDSGTGIHCVVGILAALLQREHTGRGQRVEVAMQDAVLNLCRVKLRDQQRLDNGPLREYPNQEFGDHVPRAGNASGGGQPGAALRCAPGGPNDYVYVIIQPQGWEPLMRLCGREDLITNPDYATPEARLKHLADCFAVIEKWTSKVSKFDVMAALNEVDVPCGPILSMKDLIEDQSLYQRGYLVELEHPQRGNYVQLGCPITMSASPVEVERSPLLGEHTDEILEWLGRTPAQIAAMKLAGAV